A window of Marinobacter sp. es.042 genomic DNA:
ACAAAGGCCCTCAGACTTGCTCTAAATGGCGTGGCCAACCGTGAGCCAGACAGTGAACTGAGAGCTGGTCTGGAGCAGCTCCTCAACGATGCGTTGATCATGCGGATGACTGCCGAGCGGTATCTGGCAAACGGCGACGAGGATTCTCAAAAGGCCCTCGGTTGGGCCATTGAGGACCTGTCTGACGCGCTGGAACTGATTGATGCCGATAATGGTCCGGAATTTGTTCAGGTTTACCTGAATACGGTCGTTGAAGAGCTGGAAGCCTATCGGGCAGCTGTTCAGAACATCCTTGAGCAAAAGAGCACTCTCGTTGGCGTTAAATCCCAAAAGCTGGACGTTCTGGGACCGGAAATTGCGAGCATGGCCAGGGAACTTGAAGAAAGTATATTTGCCTCCCTGGACAAAGAGGCCGATGAGGCAACCGCAGAAACGGAGCTTGCTTTGACATTTACCCTGGCAGCTTTCCTGGTCTCTGCAGTACTCGGATTGATTGTTGCCATTGTGATGAGCCGTTTGATGGGCAACAGCGTGAAACGCGCCAAGACTGAAATTCTCGGTTACCTCGATGACATCGCCAATAACAACGGCAATCTTTCCACCCGACTTACTCCGGGCCGTCCCGATGAGATCGGTGACTTCATCGACGCAGTCAACACCTTCCTGCGAACGCTTGAGGAAACCATTTCCCGAATTGTAACGGCATCACGCCAACTGACCGGCGAGTCCGAATCACTTTCAGGCATCACAGAGCGCACGACCGCGAACTCAGAGCAACAGCGCGACCAGATCACGCAGGTGTCTGCCGCCATGCAGGAAATGGTCTCCACCTCCGAAGAGATCGCCTCGAACACCAGCGAAACTGACGAATCGGCCCGCAAGGCCTCATCACTTGCGGATTCCGGACAGGAAACCGTTGGCTCTGCCATTCGGGCGGTTGCGAACCTGGCCAATCAGGTTGAGAAGGGGTCTACCCGGATCCAACAACTGGAGAACGAATCGGCCGAAATCGGTAATGTGCTGGCTGTCATCCAGAGCATTGCTGAGCAAACGAATCTCCTTGCGCTCAATGCCGCCATTGAGGCGGCTCGAGCCGGTGACGCCGGTCGGGGATTTGCCGTGGTTGCCGATGAAGTTCGAGGACTGGCCAAGCGCGTTCAGGAGTCAACCGTCGATATCGAGCGGATTGTGTCCCAGCTCCAGAGTGGCGCGGCCGGCGCAGTAGTGGACATGAGCAAGGCCAAGCAGATGGCCGAAGAGGCCAGCGAAGAAGCAAGCAAATCGGGCGAGGCTTTGACGGACATTCTCGCGGCGGTGAACAGTATCGTTGAAATGACCACCCAGATTGCGAGTGCGACCGAGCAGCAGAGAGCGACCGCCGCAGAGATGACCCAGAACGTGGAGATAAGCAGTGGCGCAATCGAGGAACTGGCCGGAGACATCTCCCAGGTGAATCAGTCAAGCCGCTCTCTGGCGAGCATGGCCGATGAACTTAACACGCTGGTCAGACGTTTCCGGACGGACGATTAACATTGCCCCCCGATCACTTGGTATCAGACCACGCCGGGGGACTTGCATCGCATTGTGGTTGGCTGGTAGCCCGTTAACTGTGCAACCGGTCGTTAAAGACTTTCCAATCAATCACGTTGCCGTCGGAATCGAAGTGGACGTATCCGCGGAAGCTCGGGTCATCTTCCCAGGCCTTCACAAAGCCTACGGTTTCACCGGAGTCTGAGACAATCTCAAAGGCTTCGCTGCGGGCATTGGCAATGTCTTTAGCAGGCTCGGTATCTGAACGCTTGAGGCTTACGGAGGAGTCTAAGGGCAAATTGCTTTGAAGGAATTCCTGGATCATCGTCACGCTCTCCTTTCAGGGTGAACCGGTCTGGTTCTGGAGGAAGCGTAACTATAGGACGATCCGCTAGAAGAGAATACAGATTCAGATCAATTTTCTTAGATTTTTTCGAGATAAAAAGGCTTTAAGAACAATAGGATATTTCATTATTGTGACAGTCTGTAACCTTCTGCGCTGATTATTTTTCAACCAGTTCAGAAGGTTACCGAAAGCAGAGTCGATCAGTCACAAGGATCAGAATTTCCAGAACGGAGTGCTCAGTTTCTGTTCAACCAGTTCAGGGGAAAATCCCACATCGTTCAGCAACCGACGATCCATAGTCATCACCAGATGGATAAAGTTGCGCTTCATCCGCCAGCCTTTGTAAAGCGAAGCAGCTCTTTTCATTTCATTACTCCTTGGTCAACCCAGAATACTGGTCTCTGAAAATAGAGACCTTGTTTAATTAGGGTCCTATTCTAAGCTTGACGAGGAGCTTTCTGAATACTTGGAAACCCCTATAAACAGGGGCTCCAAGCATTATCGGATGTCAGAATTGTATACTTTTGATTGCAGTTTTATGACGCCTTGGCGTTTGAAAGTAACACTTGGTAAAGGTCATCTTTCAGCTGTGCACGTTTCTGCTTCATGCGGTGGAGTTTGTCATCACCGATGGGAGAATCCCTCTTTTCCAGCCCTTCAATTTCGTGATCGAGATGCGTGTACTCCTGAAGCTTTTCCTTGAACTTCAGATCATTGTTCTTGAGTTCCTGAATCAGTTCTCGGTACTGCGGGAATTCTACGTGAAGCTCATGGCTGGAAATGCCCATCGTATTGCTCTCCTCTTCTTTGCAGAGTGTTGATCAAGGCTGATCACTTTCAGCATAGACGAGCGTGCCAGTTTCTGGGCGTCTTTGACAAATCGCTAATTACGCACGACGTTGCATGGGTATAGCATGGTAGTACGTTATCCAGTTACGCCTCGGGACACTTGCGAATGACCTTTGCACGAATTACCGGCACCGGTTCCTACCTGCCTGAAAACATTGTTACCAACAAAGACCTCGAAAAAATGGTCGACACCACCGACCAGTGGATTCGCGAGCGCACGGGAATCGAAAGACGTCATATTGCCGTTGAAGGCCAGACCACGGTGGATCTGGCGGAACAGGCCGCGAAAAACGCCATTGAAGCCGCTGGAATCAAGGCAGAAGATATTGATCTGATCGTGTTTGCCACCTCCACTCCGGACAAGATCTTCCCAAGCTCTGCATGCCTCCTCCAGGCACGCCTGGGCATCCATGGATGCCCTGCCTTCGATATTCAGGCTGTCTGCAGTGGATTTGTTTACGCCCTGGCAACGGCAGAAAAGTTCATCAAGACCGGAAGCAGCAAGAAGGCCCTGGTTATCGGCGCCGAGGTGTTCTCCCGCATCATTAACTGGGAAGACCGTGGTACGTGTGTCTTGTTCGGCGATGGTGCCGGCGCGGTGATCCTGGAGGCCGACGAAGAAACCGGCATCCTTTCCACCCATATCCATGCCGATGGCCAATATGCCGATTTGCTGCACGTTCCCTGCGGTATTGCCGATGGCTACGACCAGGTCAAGGCCGGGCGAGCATTTGTGGAAATGAAAGGCAACGAAGTGTTCAAGGTGGCGGTCAACACCTTGGGCAAGATCGTTGACGAAACCCTGGCAGCCAACCAGATGCAGAAATCCGAGATCGACTGGCTTGTTCCGCACCAGGCCAACCTGAGAATCATCTCGGCCACGGCAAAGAAACTGAACATGTCCATGGATCAGGTTGTCGTAACGGTTAATGAGCACGGCAACACGTCCGCTGCATCTATCCCCCTCGCCCTTGATGTGGCTGTGCGAGATGGGCGGATCAAACGCAACGAGGTGCTTCTCCTTGAGGCTTTTGGTGGCGGATTCACCTGGGGCTCTGCACTGCTCCGTTACTGATCGGCCATCTTTCGGATCACCACTCGTTCTGAACCAGAGACGGGCTTCAGCTTTTGTTGAAGCCCGTTTTTTCATTGTGTTTACCGCATCCTGTCAGATAGACTGTATTTTTATACAGTACCAATAACGCTCACTGCGAGGAATAACCATGGCAGTACAAGCAGTCTACTTTTCTGATAGGGACGGCCTGGATATGGCACTGAAAAATCCTGAGACGATGCTGTTCACTTCAAAAGCCGAAGCCGACGCCCGGGACAAAGTGCTCGAACTGGCGGAGGAAATTCAGGTATTCCTTGGGCGCAAGGTTGAAGGCCTTGGCGATGATCTGGCCGAACGCTGTGCCATGGCCATAGCGGAGGACAAAGACCTGTTCCAGAAAGCTCTCAAGAAGCCCGAGCTGCTGAACGCAGAACAGGAATAGCATAACAGGGGCGGCGCGGCCGCCCTCCTCTCATGCCACGCCTACCCAGCTGCCATTGTCGTAATGCGCTACGCCCTGGCCAGACATCCGATGCAGACTGACCCACTGATTCTCCACCAGAGCCGCCACATCTGGCTGGCGACGTAACACAGATTCAATCCGATCTTCCGGCGCATCAATCAGAACAGTAAGACGAACCGGTTCATGGCGCCAATGAGTGCCATCGTGAACGGACTGCAGCGGCAGGCCAATTCTCAACCGTGGGTTATTACCTTCGACAACGCCGACATTCCCGCCAACCACGGAGTGCAGGAGCTTGTTACCCGAGCCATACACTTCGGGAACCGTTACCGAAGCAAAGTACTGAAGGTTGATCCAGTTGGCGACGATCATCGGTGCCGCCAGCAAAGCCTCCAGAAGACCGCCATCTTCGTCCAGAGTCGGATCGTAATCGTGCAGGAATACGCGGCCGGAGAGGTTGCAGCCGCGGGTCTTGCTCCGTTTCGCGAAGATGATTGCCGCGTTATTGGCCAGCCCCCACTCCGGACGAACCTCTGACCAGTCCCGGGTCCGGGTTTCCATGGCCTGCTTGAGGTTATCGTCGTCCAACCCGTTCAATTTCAGCGGCGTTGCCCGCTCTTTTCGAGCCCGGATGCCGGCTGTTTCGAATCCGGCTTCCAGATCTGCCAGGTGCTGCATGTGCGAATCCGGGATAAGATGGCGATCAGCAATCGTTACCTTGTCCGTCGCTGTGCAGTGCTCGGCAGCGACCGCCCAGGTGAAGTCCGGAATTCTGATACCTTCGTCGGCAAGCCCCGCCCTGACCTGTGGATCATTGACCAGGCTTGCTGCAAGCCGGGCGTTCACGCCGCCGCTCTGGCCGCCACACGCGCCGCAGTCGAGACCAGCCTGGTTCGGGTTGTTATCGGTATGACTGCCATGGCCAACCAGTACCAGCAAAGGCGCGAAACCACTGGTCAGCGACATCCCCCGGAGCATATTGGCCGCCAGCGCAACCCTCTCGGCATCAGAGAGCGGGTCGCCTCCGTGGCTATGTACCAGGCGACCCTCTACACTTTGGTCAGGGCGGGTTTTGTGGCCCGTTTTCAAAGTGTCTTTCACCAGTTTCCAGGCCCAGGCCAAACCGGTCGTCTCGACCAGTGTGAACGTCGACAAGCTGGTGTATTTCGCCTTTCTGACCGATTCACGAGCGATCTCTCTCTGATCGAGAGAGCGATTCACTGCCAGATCCTCCCGCAGGCTGCCTTTGGTATCAATCAACCGGAAAGACGCGGGCAAAAGGCCCGGCAGTCGGCGGGCCGGGGCAAGCGGTCCGTGTTGCTGATGATCGATTGGCATTCCGAAAAAACCGGCGAATCCGAGCGTCTGCACGTCGGGATACGCTTGTTCAAGGTGGCGTCGCATCACTTCAGAGCGAACATCGATACAAAAAACGGCCTGGGCTGCGGGAATGCCACGCCCGAAGTCTGGCAACGCCTGCTTTATCGGCGCAGATTCAAGTGACTGCCACAAGGTGCGCTGGTAACCAATCTCGAAGGCACGCTGCCACACCCACAGCCTGCTGCGGTCATCGTAGTCGCCCCTGCGACTCGCGCCGGCTCTCTGCCTCTGCCACTCGGCTTTTTGTGCCGGCGAAGCGAAGGCTACCCCTGCGGACTCCCAGACCAACATGATCGCCAGAATATCCTCACAACGATCGGATGAGCGCCCCTCAAGGCCTGCCCGCCAGTCTTCTCCGCGGCACCAGGAGGCCCAGCCGTTCACTCTCAACAACAGGCTATGGCACAGCGCTTCCAACTCATCTCCACGAGCGCCGATCCGACTCAGCGCCTCCTGTACTGCCTGATCCCTGTCGTCCGAAACCGTCTTGAAGAACGCACGGCCCCCTTTCAACCCGGTCGTAAAATCAAGCGCCAGATCCTGCCTGACTGATTCAAGCCAAAAACCGAACAACCCCCCATTGGCCTGGTTGCCCGAAACGGACCATCGGCTCTGGCGCTGATCGAAAAAGGCGCCGCAAACGCGAGAAACCTGGTCGCAAACGGTTTCAGTAAGAACACCGGCCTCCTCGTGGGCATTCGCAACCGTAAAGGTATCCAGAATGGAACCGCGCAGTGGCGCAGTTATGGCCCCCTTTCGACCCAGCCAATCAAGGTACCAGGCGGTATTCCGCTCATCGCCGCGCTCCGCAATACTTGCCCTCAGATCGTCTTCCCGAATCCGTCCACCTTCCCAGGCTTCCCGGTAAAACTCGGTCGGCATAAGCATACTGAAACCCGCGCGCTCGTTGAGCACCTGATCAACCCGCGGGGCCGGAAAATGTCTCAGCCCCCAGAACGGATTCACCGCTATCCACTGATCAAGCGGCCAGACAGGAGCGATCAGGTCGCAGGCCTGTTTAACCGGTTTACGCCAGTCATCGCTCAGCCACTGCAGTTCCGGTAACGGGGCGCTTACATCGCTCATGATCTCTCCTCCAGTCTGAACGGATGATGCGGAACCCTGCGGAACATGGCCGGCACCTTCAAAGCCTCCGCCGCCAGGAAGCGGGTCAACCGATCAAAGGGCAGTTCCAGGTAAAGCCCCTGACGAAAATGAACGCTCAGAGCACGGGTGGCCGGGAAGCGAGCACCGAATACAATCATCAAAGAGCACACGGCGAGCAGCGTAACCAGAGTGGCGCCCGTTCCCAGAGCAATGCCGGGGATGGCAAACCCTTCCTGCTCGGGAACGGCCGGGCCGATGAGAAGGTGCAACAATGAGTACAGCGGAACCAGGAGCACTGCCAGTCCTGCAAGCTTCAGCTTCACCGCTTTGGTTGCTCCGGCTGGGATGCCCATGGCGGCCGCCGATACCGCCAGCACCAGCAATGCTCCGAAAACCGGATTGTTTTCCACGATCCACGGGAACTGAACCAGGATCGCCGCCGCCAACAGGCCGGTAAGCCCGGCCCAGGAAAGCCGGTTGGCAGAGGGAGATTCGGGAAAACGCGTTGCTGCCGATACCGCCACCGTGCGACCGGAAGCCAGGAACGAATGCGCCTTGTACAGCGAATGGGCCAGTAGATGCAGCAGTGCCAGTGTGTAGGCCCCCATCCCAATTTCAAACAGCATAAAGCCCATCTGCGCACAGGTTGACCAGGCAAGAGCATGTTTGACCGAGTACTGGGTCATCATGGTGAGAACCGCAACGACCGCCGTCATGCCGCCGATCACGAGCAGAATCATGTGGCCGGCCGTAAAGCCGTCGAACACCGGGAATAAACGGAGCCAGAGGAAACCGCCAAGATTGATAACCCCGGCATGGAGCAGCGCCGACACGGGCGTGGGAGCCTCCATAACGCGAATGAGCCATCCGTGAAAGGGAATCTGGGCGCACTTGAGAACCGCCGCCAGAGCCAGAACCACCGATGCAATTGTCAGCGCTGTTGAGCCACCGGCTCGGGCGCCCTCATTCTGGATCATGTCTGGCAGGTAAAACGTACCGTAATGCAGGTAGAGCGCCACCACACCAGAGACCACCAGAGCATCCCCTACCCGGCTGACGATGAACTTCTGCACCGCCGCCATTCGCGCCTGGGGTCGGTCCTGATAGAGGGTGAGCAAATGATGCAGGGCCAGACTGACACCAATCCAGGCGCCTGCCAGAATCAGCAGATGGTTGGTCAACACCAGTACCAGAACAGAGGCAACTGTCACCAGAAACCAGGGAAGAAAACGGTCACGGCCAGGATCCTGGCTGAGGTAGTTGTCTGCAAACCGAAGAATGACCCAGCCAATAAACGCCACCATCGTGGCCATCCAGACCGCTATCCCGTCTGGATACAGGCCGAATCGCCCACCCAGGGTGGCCAGACGATTGCTGTCGTCTCCTGTATAGGGCTGAATCAGGAGGAGGATTCCCATCACGACCGAAACGGCCATGGAAGCCAATAGCGCCCATCCGGCAAGTCGCCAACAGTAGTTCACGTTCAGCGGATTCTTCAGCCAGCCAGTCAACCCGGCAAGCAGGAAGAGAGCGACCGGCAGCAGCAGCCAGAGTGCGAGGATCGAGAGCAATGAAAATTCGGCGATTGGATTCATACCTGCAAACCTCCTGATTGCAAGTACTTTGCCGATCTTCGTCACATATAAAAAATGGTTTATAATTATCAGATCATTCGTTTTTAGAGAACGAAATTACATGAAACTGAATTACCATCACCTTTACTACTTCTGGAAGGTCGCCCGAACAGGCCACCTGACGCGGGCAGCGGACTCGCTGCATATTTCCCAGTCGGCGCTGTCGGGTCAGATACGCAAGCTGGAAGACAGCCTGGGACACGACCTCTTCATTCGCGAGGGGCGGCGTCTCAAGCTGTCTGAAGCCGGGAGAATGGCATTCTCCTACGCCGAGGAGATCTTCCGCCAGGGTGAGGAACTGACGGCATTATTTGCCTCCGGCGCTCAACCAAACCGCGAGATACTCCGGATCGGGGCGGTGGCCACCCTCTCCCGTAACTTCCAGGAAGGCTTCCTGCAGCCGCTGCTAAACCGGGAAGACCTTGAGTTGAGCCTGCAAAGTAGCCACATGGATGAGCTGCTAAGACGGCTCTCGGCGCATCGACTGGACCTGATCCTCGCAAACCAGGCGGTACAGGGAGATGAACAGAATCCCTGGCGGTCACGGCTGATTGCCAAACAGCCAGTCAGCATCATCGGGCCGCGGGGAATAGACGTTCAGGGCGATTTCGTCGACGTATTGCGTGGCCGAAGCCTGATTGTGCCGGGCCCGGACAACAACATACGCCAGGCCTTCGACCAGTTGTGCGAGTATCACAGGCTGCGTCCCAACATCGCCGCCGAGGTGGATGACATGGCGATGATGCGACTTCTCACCCGGGATACCGGTCATTTCGCCATCATGCCTCCGGTGGTCGTGCGCGACGAAATGAAGAGCGGAACCCTTGCAGACTACGGCGCCCTGCCAGGCGTTTTCGAAGAGTTCTATGCCATCAGTATCCGGCGCCAGTTCGAGACGCCGGCACTCAGGGAACTGCTATCCCAGACTCAGGACAATTACCTGACCCGGACGCCGATTGGTCATTCTGACTAGCCCGAGTGGCGAAAAATGTCATCCATAAGGCTGACTTACATCCGTATACTGAAGCAGAAAGACCACAATAATAACGCCGGACATATGATCATGAGCCAAGCCAGCCTGCGAGAACACCCGTCCATTCTGATTATCGGTAGCGGTTTTGGAGGTCTGGGCATGGCCATCAAACTAAAACTGGCCGGGTTCAATAACCTGACCCTGCTGGAAAAAGCCGACCGGGTCGGAGGTACCTGGCGTGATAACACCTACCCCGGTGCCGCCTGTGATGTGCAATCCCACTTTTACTCGTATTCCTTCGAACCCAAGCACGACTGGTCGCGGAAATTCGGATTGCAGCCCGAAATCCTCGGTTATATGGAGCACTGCGTTCAGAAATATCGCCTGGGCAGTCACATCCGGTTTAACTCCGAGGTGCAGGACGCCGCGTTTGACGACCAAACAAATCAATGGTCGGTGACACTCGCAAACGGTGAGCAGCTGACCGCCGATGTACTCATCACCGCCACCGGACAGCTCAATCAACCTGCCTGGCCAAACCTCAAGGGACTGGACCGTTTCCAGGGCAAGATGTTCCATTCAGCCCGTTGGGATCATGATTACGACCTGTCCGATAAACGGGTGGCGGTCATTGGAACTGGCGCCAGTGCTATTCAGTTTGTTCCGGAGATCGCATCGAAGGTGAAACGGCTCGACCTGTTTCAGCGCTCGGCGGCCTGGGTCCTGCCCAAGCCGGATCGGCCCTTCAAGCGCTGGGAGCAGACACTGTTCCAGAAGGTGCCGGCCTGGGATCGCCTCTATCGCTACCTTATTTACTGGAAAAACGAGAGCCGCGCCCTCGCCTTCACCAAATTCAGTGGCCTTCTCGAGTATTACGCGAACATGGCAAAGCGGGAGGCCAGAAAACAGGTCACAGATCCCGCCAAGCTGAAAAAGATCATTCCGGACTACAAGATCGGCTGCAAGCGGATTCTGATTTCCAACGACTGGTATCCGGCCATCAACCGGCCGAATGTGAACCTGATAACCGACCCTATTGACCACATTGACGAGTCCGGCGTTGTTACGCACGAGGGACACCACCATGAGGTCGACGCCATTATCTGCGGCACTGGTTTCCGGGCCTCGGAGTTCCTGTCACCCATCCGGATAACAGGCCGGGGCGGAAAGACCCTGAACGAGGCCTGGCAGAACGGCGCTGTCGCGTTCAAAGGCATCACCGTCAGCGGCTTTCCCAACATGTTCATGCTCTATGGGCCCAACACCAACCTGGCCCATAACTCGATCCTGTACATGCTTGAGTCCCAGTTTCGCTACGTTCTGGAATGTCTGGAGGCCCTCGAGAAGTACCCGCACTCCGCCATGGACGTCCGACAAGACCGGCAGGACCGTTTCACCCATGTGGTTCAACAGGGCCTGGAAGACACGGTCTGGAGCTCCGGCTGCACCTCCTGGTACCTCGATGAGCATGGACGGAATACCATCAACTGGCCGGGATTCACCTTCACTTACCGGTTCGCCACCCGCCGGGTAGACACCGCTGATTACCAGTTTCTTTACCCCGGCCAGACCACGGGGTAATCGGGTGAAAGCCTTTTGCCCTTGAACCTCGGTCATATTCATAGGATGATTGGGTTATCGGTTGGAAGGATGATATACACCATGCTGAAACGTATTCGCAAAGGCTCGCTGGTCGAGACCGCTATCGAGAGTCTCAGAAACGCCATCGAAAAAGGTGACTGGTCGGTTGGCGATCGCCTGCCCGTCGAATCAGAACTTTCCGAATCCCTCGGAGTAAGCCGCAACACCGTTCGTGAGGCGGTTCGGGTGTTGGTGCACGTGGGGATGCTGGAAACCCGCCAGGGGGATGGCACATACGTACGAGCGACACGGGATGCCGGTGAGACCCTGCGGAGAATTGCGCGCACTCAGCTGGCGGAGCAGCTGGAGGTCAGGATCATGCTGGAAACGGAGGCCGCCAAGCTGGCAGCGCACAGGCGGACAGACCAGGATCTTCGGCACATGACCACAGCCCTCGATACTCGCGCCAAAGCGGGAGATGACCTGCAGGCTCGCATCCGGCACGACGAAGCCTTCCATCATGCCCTGGTCGCCGCTTCTCATAACTCAGCGCTGATCGAGCTCTACGACTACTTTTCCCACGCTGTCAGCCAGACCATTGAGCAGACCGAAACCGACGCAGACCTGCCGGAACCCTCCCAGGAAGATCATGAACTCCTGCTCGCGGCGGTCCGGCGTCAGGATGAGGGCAAGGCAGAATCCCTGGCCCGGGCGCTTTTGAAACCCAGTCTCCAGGCCTTGAAGCGTCGGGAGTCCTGATTCATGAAGTTCCGGATCGACACTTTTACCCTGCTGCTCCTGGGCGCCATCGTATTAGCCACGTTCCTGCCTGCAACTGGCCAGGCAGGCGAGGCACTGGCCACTGCCGGAACGGTCGCAGTCGCCCTGCTCTTCTTTTTCCATGGCGCAGCGCTGTCCCGGGAGCAGATTATTGCCGGTGCCACCCACTGGCGACTGCACATTCTGATCACTTCGCTCACATTCGTATTTTTTCCGCTGGCGGTGCTGCCGATTAACGGCCTCAGCAATATCGCACCATCCTGGATGCCGAAGGATCTTGGTCTGGGGTTTCTTTACCTGGGCGTCCTGCCGTCGGCGGTGTCCTCCTCCATCGCCTATACCGCAATGGCGCGCGGCAATGTTCCGGCGGCAATCTGCAGCGCAGCTGCCTCCAATGTCTTTGGCATGATGCTGACGCCATTCCTGCTGTTGCTGTTGGTAAGCACGTCCGGCGGTGGCGATTTCTCTGTAGCGGAAGCCCTGAAAGACATAATTCTGCAACTGCTGCTGCCTTTTGCGGTTGGGCATGTGCTCCGACCATGGCTCGGCGGGTTTCTTGGCAGAAACGAAACACTGATGGCCCGATACGATCAATGCGTGATCTGGCTGATCGTCTACTCCGCTTTCTCACATTCGGTAGAGAGCGGACTCTGGGAGAATCTGCCCCTGCAGGCCATCCTTTTCGCCATTGCGCTCTGCCTGGGCTTGCTGCTGCTATTTATGGTGTTCGCAAGGTTCCTGGTACGGCGATTCGGGTTCAGCCTGGAGGATGAAGCCGCGGTGGTGTTCTGCGGTTCCAAAAAGAGCCTGGCGTCTGGACTGCCCATGGCCAAGGTCCTGTTCTCAGGACACCCGGGCTTCGGCATGATCGTGTTGCCAATCATGTGCTACAACCAGATACAGGTTATCGTTGGAGCCTTCCTGGCCCAGAAGTACCGGGAAAAAATTGAAAGGGCGAATGCAGAGAAAGCGGGTTGATCCGGGCGGAGGACTCAACCGCTCCCCATTCCGCCAAAGAGTGTGGCGAGAATCGCCAGCCCGACAATCCAGCCAATCACCGCCGGCCAGAAATTGACCATTTGCGGTGGCTGTTCGCCCTGATCCTCAGCCGTGTCGGGTTCCGGGTAATTTCGATCGTCGGCCGCCTCAGGCGCCTGTTCCATAGTGAACCAGCCAAACCACTCACCGAGAAACTGGGCCACCGGCGCCGGAAAGGTGCCGTTTTCCGCCATCGGACGTATCTGGGGCTCCAACTGGCGACCAATCTCGCGTCGCAACCGCGGCTGATCTGCGGGCGGCTCGTCCAGAATGGCTTTCCAGATGCCCGGGTCCTTACTTCTCGAGGAGTCATTGAGCAAGGCCTTGATCTGGATGACCACTTCACGAACGACCTGGCCCTCGTTGGCATCCAGCGGACGATCAGGCTCCTCGCCCTGCACCTCGCGATGCGGTTCAGTCTGAACCGTGTCAGAAGCCTGCTTTAACGGGCCCGGATTGTCCCCGACTGCCTCGCGGAAAGCCGCTTCCAGACTCTTCGCCTCGTCTTCCGAAGCAAACTTGAGCTGTTGCTCATACGCATCCTGGATCTTCCGACGATCGCCGGTCGGCTCAATTCCAAGGATTTCCCAACAATTCATAAAGCTGCAACTCCCGGGCCTAGATTCATTACATTTCAGAGAGACAAACCGTCTGTAGTCCCTTACGATAGGACCCAAACATAATAAAACCGCTTTACTCCATTTCTCGGCAGATTATAGAACGTCAACCATGCATCAATCGATAAAAATGGCAGGAATGAGTAACCGTCGCCCTATCGTAACCTGCCTTGGCCTCAGCCTTGCTATCACTGCGCTGTTGCCTGCAATGGCACACGCACAGACTGAAAGCCCCGATTTCATACCCGGCTTGCTTGCCCTGGAGGGCGAACACGGCGAAATTCCCGAAGTACTTACCACAACACGACTGCGCCAGTCCAAGCTTCGGGTTCCCGGCACAACTAC
This region includes:
- a CDS encoding methyl-accepting chemotaxis protein, producing the protein MNTVARDLAPDTAIGTESVISVYRMRLRVFDYFSTGNETALERFGEMEADFRSVMAKAQDNIQEPERAKLVDRIEKTTNRYIDAFKNELVPAKRQVLSIISEKLDLHGPNATKALRLALNGVANREPDSELRAGLEQLLNDALIMRMTAERYLANGDEDSQKALGWAIEDLSDALELIDADNGPEFVQVYLNTVVEELEAYRAAVQNILEQKSTLVGVKSQKLDVLGPEIASMARELEESIFASLDKEADEATAETELALTFTLAAFLVSAVLGLIVAIVMSRLMGNSVKRAKTEILGYLDDIANNNGNLSTRLTPGRPDEIGDFIDAVNTFLRTLEETISRIVTASRQLTGESESLSGITERTTANSEQQRDQITQVSAAMQEMVSTSEEIASNTSETDESARKASSLADSGQETVGSAIRAVANLANQVEKGSTRIQQLENESAEIGNVLAVIQSIAEQTNLLALNAAIEAARAGDAGRGFAVVADEVRGLAKRVQESTVDIERIVSQLQSGAAGAVVDMSKAKQMAEEASEEASKSGEALTDILAAVNSIVEMTTQIASATEQQRATAAEMTQNVEISSGAIEELAGDISQVNQSSRSLASMADELNTLVRRFRTDD
- a CDS encoding YdcH family protein → MGISSHELHVEFPQYRELIQELKNNDLKFKEKLQEYTHLDHEIEGLEKRDSPIGDDKLHRMKQKRAQLKDDLYQVLLSNAKAS
- a CDS encoding beta-ketoacyl-ACP synthase III, translating into MTFARITGTGSYLPENIVTNKDLEKMVDTTDQWIRERTGIERRHIAVEGQTTVDLAEQAAKNAIEAAGIKAEDIDLIVFATSTPDKIFPSSACLLQARLGIHGCPAFDIQAVCSGFVYALATAEKFIKTGSSKKALVIGAEVFSRIINWEDRGTCVLFGDGAGAVILEADEETGILSTHIHADGQYADLLHVPCGIADGYDQVKAGRAFVEMKGNEVFKVAVNTLGKIVDETLAANQMQKSEIDWLVPHQANLRIISATAKKLNMSMDQVVVTVNEHGNTSAASIPLALDVAVRDGRIKRNEVLLLEAFGGGFTWGSALLRY
- a CDS encoding YebG family protein, which encodes MAVQAVYFSDRDGLDMALKNPETMLFTSKAEADARDKVLELAEEIQVFLGRKVEGLGDDLAERCAMAIAEDKDLFQKALKKPELLNAEQE
- a CDS encoding YbcC family protein, whose translation is MSDVSAPLPELQWLSDDWRKPVKQACDLIAPVWPLDQWIAVNPFWGLRHFPAPRVDQVLNERAGFSMLMPTEFYREAWEGGRIREDDLRASIAERGDERNTAWYLDWLGRKGAITAPLRGSILDTFTVANAHEEAGVLTETVCDQVSRVCGAFFDQRQSRWSVSGNQANGGLFGFWLESVRQDLALDFTTGLKGGRAFFKTVSDDRDQAVQEALSRIGARGDELEALCHSLLLRVNGWASWCRGEDWRAGLEGRSSDRCEDILAIMLVWESAGVAFASPAQKAEWQRQRAGASRRGDYDDRSRLWVWQRAFEIGYQRTLWQSLESAPIKQALPDFGRGIPAAQAVFCIDVRSEVMRRHLEQAYPDVQTLGFAGFFGMPIDHQQHGPLAPARRLPGLLPASFRLIDTKGSLREDLAVNRSLDQREIARESVRKAKYTSLSTFTLVETTGLAWAWKLVKDTLKTGHKTRPDQSVEGRLVHSHGGDPLSDAERVALAANMLRGMSLTSGFAPLLVLVGHGSHTDNNPNQAGLDCGACGGQSGGVNARLAASLVNDPQVRAGLADEGIRIPDFTWAVAAEHCTATDKVTIADRHLIPDSHMQHLADLEAGFETAGIRARKERATPLKLNGLDDDNLKQAMETRTRDWSEVRPEWGLANNAAIIFAKRSKTRGCNLSGRVFLHDYDPTLDEDGGLLEALLAAPMIVANWINLQYFASVTVPEVYGSGNKLLHSVVGGNVGVVEGNNPRLRIGLPLQSVHDGTHWRHEPVRLTVLIDAPEDRIESVLRRQPDVAALVENQWVSLHRMSGQGVAHYDNGSWVGVA